DNA from Aliarcobacter skirrowii CCUG 10374:
GGACAGTTTCCAGCACCACGTCCTAGACCTGAAACTGTAACATCAAGAAAACTTGCTCCATAAATCATAGCTTCTAAAGTATTTGCATATGCAAGCTGAAGATTGTTATGTGCATGAATTCCAACTTTTTTACCTGATTTTTCTGCAAAACTTAGATATTTTTCTGTTAAATCTCTTATTTGTTCTGGATAAAATGATCCAAAACTATCAGCTATATAAATTACATCAACATTTGTTTTACTTAAAGCTTCTAAAACTTCGTCTAGCTCTTTTTCTGATACTTTTGAAATAGCCATAATATTTACAGTTGTTTCATATCCTTTTGCGTGAGCATCTTCTATTAATTCAATTGCTGCTGGAATTTGGTGAATATATGTTGCAATTCTAATCATATCAACAACACTCTCATTTTTTGGTCTAAGCTCTTCTTTTAAACTTCTTCCAATATCACTCATTACAGCAATTTTTAGATTCGTTTTGTTCTCCCCAACAACTCTTCTAATATCTTCTTCTTTACAGAAATTCCAAGCTCCATACTCTTTTTCACTCATTAAAGTTGGAGATACATTTTTACCAATCTCCATATAATCAACACCAGCTTTTACACACATCTCATAGTGAGCTTTTACAAATTCATCACTAAAGTAAAAATTATTTACAAGTCCACCATCTCTAATAGTGCAATCAAAAACTTTTAAATCTTCTCTAACTGAAAGGATAGTTCCCTTTTTTTCCAACATATTATTCCTTCAAAATTTTAGTCAATTATCTTAGCAAAAGATAATAAAAAGATAAATTAATAAAATTAATTTTCTAGTTTATTTTTATCAATCTCCTCATTTATCTCATCATCTTCTTTACTAGAACTCTTTTTAGACTCTTCTGAAACATTTTTTTCTAAAAACTCTTTTTCATTAACATTTTCTAATATTTTCTTTGCCATTAAAGATGCTTTTTCTGCAATACTATTAGTGTCTCCAGCAATTTGAGCATTCTCTTGAGTCTTTTTATCAAGCAAACTTATTGCATCATTTATTTGAATAACTGCATTTTGTTGCTCTTTTGATGAACTTGCTATATCTTGAATTAAAGAAGTTGTCTGATTTATAGACTCATTTAATCCTTTATACCCTTCAATCATATTTGTAGCAATACTTTTACCTTCATTTGCTTTTACAGTTGCTCTTTCTACTATCTCTTTTATCTCTTTTGCAGCTTCTGCACTTCTAGTTGCTAGATTTCGCACCTCTTGAGCTACAACTGCAAAACCTTTTCCAGCCTCTCCAGCAGTTGCTGCTTCAACAGCAGCATTTAATGAAAGAATATTTGTTTGAAATGCAATATTATCTATAACCCCAATAGCTTCATTTACTAAATTTACTTGTGTATTTATCTCATCCATTGCAGTTGTTGTTTGATTTGCAAGCTTTTCACCAAGAGATGCTGAATTTGTAACATTTGAAGCTATTTGTGACATCTGAGCTATTTTATTATTTGAGTTTGAAATACTTGAAGTTACCTCTTCAAGAGCTGCTGCTGTCTCTTCTAAAGATGCAGCTGCTTCATTTGAACTTTGATTTAGTTTATCAACATTTTTTAATAACTCGCTAGAAGAGTTATCAAGAGTAATTCCATTCTCTTTATCTTTTATAAGCATATCATTGATTGCATTTCTTAGTTCATTTATGTTTTTTATTAAAGTTTCAAAAGCTCCACCTTTTTCAATATTGTCTAGTTTTAACTCTTTTGTATAGTTATATTTTACATACTCTTCTAAAATATTATTTACACTAATAAAGTTCTGTTTTGTAGCACTTATCATATCATTTATACTATTTTTTAATGTAGATAAAGTATCATTTGTTGAGTTCTCTTTTATTAACTGGCTATAGTATCCTTGTTTTACTCTATTTACTACATTGAACACATCATCTAAAAGTTTCTTATCTTCTAAAGTTGAATTTTCGATTTTTTCTATATTTGAATTTATAAGTTTAGCCATTAATCCAAACTCATCACTATTTTTTATATCTATATACTCTATTTTTGAACTATTTTTATTTAAAAAATCAAAAAATGAGATAAGACCAGATTTAAATCTATTTAAAGATAGTAAAATATCTCTTGATAGAAGCATTAAAGATAAAATAACTATTGTAATAATAAGTAAAGATTCAATAATTATTATATTTTTCAAATCATTCATTTGAGTATGATAGAGTTGAGTTTGAAGATTGTAATCATCTTCTATCTCTTTTATAAGTTTGGAAAAGTTTTCTCTACTTTTATTTGCCAAAGGTGTTGCATCTTTTCTATATGCGATATACATATTTGCTCTAACTTCAGGAGTTCTTTCAATATTTTCCATAGATTTCATTTTTTGATAACCATCTTCAACAAAATCAATAACAGTTTGTTTTACAAGTAAAACTTTCTCTTTTTCCTCTTTTGTCTCTGTGATATTTACTATTTTTTCAAACAAATCAATAATTTTTGCTTTACTATTTTCAAGATTTTTGATATTTCTCTCATATGCATTTCCTAGCATAATATCTCTTGTATTTCTAGCAACAAAATTAAGCTCTTTTTCTACTTCCAAAACATAAAACTTAGCAGCAATCGCTTTATCTTTAAAAGTATCAAAACTTTTTTCTGCATCTATTAGATTATTAAATTTAAATAATCCTGTAATAAATATAGTAACAAAAATTACAATTGCAAATAAAATCATCTTTTTTGCAATAGTAAAATTAAATCCTTGCATAACTCTCTCCTTGAATAAATTAATAGAAGATTAATATAACATAATAAAATAATCTAAGTATTAGAAAATATTTAATTTAGAGCTTCCTATATTAAAAAATGATACAATACTACTCAAAAATTAAAGAATGAGTTTAGAATATGACAAAAGAAGAGTATGATAAAAAAATAGAGAAATTAATAACTTGGGCAAAAGCTTATTATGTTTTTGATGAACCACTTGCTAGCGATGAAGAGTATGATTTACTTGCAAGAGAGTGTTTGGATTTTGAACAAAATAATCCACTTTTAAGTAATCCAAATTCACCAAATAAAAGAGTTGGTGGGTATATATTAGATAGTTTTTCAAAAGCTACTCATCTTAGTCGTATGTGGAGTCAAGAGGATATTTTTGATACAAAAGAGCTTAAAGATTGGATAAAAAGAGCTTCAAAAGCTGGTGATGAGTTGGAGTTTTTTATTCAGCCAAAGTTTGATGGAGCTAGTTTAAATTTAATATATGAAGATGGTGTTTTAAAACAAGCAATTACAAGAGGAGATGGAAGCGTTGGTGAAGATGTAACTCATAATGTTTTAACAATTCATTCAATTCCACTAAAAATAGAAGAGAAATCTCTAATAGAGATTAGAGGTGAAGTTGTAATAAAAAAAGATGATTTTTTAAAAATAAATGAAGAGAGATTAAAAAACAGTGAAGCCCCATTTGCAAATCCAAGAAATGCAGCTGCTGGAAGTTTAAGACAGCTTGATTCTAGTATAACTGCAAAGAGAAAACTATATTTTACTCCTTGGGGAGTAGGGCAAAACTCTTTAAACTTTTCAAAAATAAGTGATTTGATGGACTATATATTCTCTTTGGGATTTGATGAAGCACCTATGCAAACTATTTGTAAAGATGCAGTTGAAATAGAAGAGATATATAAAAATATGATAGAAAAAAGAGATAGTTTTTCTATGCTTCTTGATGGTATGGTTATAAAAATAAATAACATAGATACTCAAAATAGTTTGGGCTATACACAAAAATTTCCAAGATGGTCGTGTGCATATAAGTTTCCAGCAATAGAGAAAACTACAAAATTAAAAGATATTATATTACAAGTTGGAAGAACTGGTGTTGTAACTCCAGTTGCTATTGTAAATCCAGTTGAGATTGAAGGTGCAGTGGTTGAAAGAGCAACACTGCATAACTTTGATGAGATACAAAGACTTGATTTAAAAATAAATGATGAGATAATAATTATTAGAAGTGGAGATGTAATACCAAAAATTACAAAGGTTTTAAAAGATAGAAGAGATGGAACTCAAATAGATATTTTAAAACCAAAAGAGTGTCCAGATTGTAAAAGTGAACTTTTAATAGAAGATATTATGATTAAGTGTCAAAATCTGGATTGTCCATCAAGAGTTGTAAACTCAATAATCTATTTTGCAAGTAAAAATTGCTTAAATATTGATGGTTTGGGTGAAAAAATAGTTGAACTTTTAGTAAATGAGAAAAAGATATATGATATTTTAGATTTATACTCTTTGAGATATGAGGATTTACAAAATCTTGAAGGGTTCAAAGAGAAAAAAATAAACAATCTTCTAAATGCAATAGAGAACTCAAAAAATAGTGAGCTATATAGAGTACTTACAGCTTTGGGAATTGAGCATATTGGAGAGGTTGCATCAAAAGCAATTTGCTCTAAATTTGGTTTAGCTTTAGTTGATGTTACTTATGATGATTTAATCTCTATTGATGGAATAGGGGAGCAAATGGCAAACTCATTTTTAGAGTTTTTTAGAGTAAATCGTGATTTTGTTTTAAAGTTATTTGATATATTAAATCCAAAAGTAACAATAAAAGAGGAAGCAAGAGAAAATATCTTCAAAAACAAAACTGTTGTTGTTACTGGAACTATGAGTAAAAGTAGAGATGAGATAAAAAACTTTTTAGAAAATCTTGGAGCAAAGGTAAGTTCTAGTGTATCAAAAAAGACAGATTTTGTAATTTTTGGTGACGATGCTGGAAGTAAGTATGATAAGGCAATTGAGCTTGGAGTTAAAACTCTAAGCGAAGAGCAGATGTACTCTTCTTTAGAGTAAATTTATCTTCTATTAATTTTTGAATCAAAGAGTTTTAAGATGTTTTTATAAGCATCGGCAAACTCTAAACTAATCAGTGACTCTTTACCATCTATAATATTTAAAGATTTTTTAATACTATCTTTTGTAAATATATCAACAAATGCATCTTTAAAATCATCAAAGTTTTGATTCTCTTGATAAACTCTTAAAACTTGTGCAAGTGTGTAGTTAAAATCTTTGTTTGATTGTTCTAAATAAAAAATAGCCTCTTCATACTCTTTTTGTTTTATTAAAATATCAGCTTTGAATTCACCTAAAGAGAAATCCTCTTTAAAAATAACTCCAATAAAAGCTCCCATATTTACAGAATCATCAAAGCCACTTAATTCATCAAGAAGCTCATCTAAATCGTAACTCTCTTTATTTAAAATAAAATCTCTTATTAGTTTTCCTTGATTTTTGTTGTTATAGATGAGGTCTTCAAGTGGATAAATCTCTGAAAAATTTGGAACTATCATTTGACATGAATAAAACCCCAAGTAGTCATACTCTCTTAAATATATAGTTTTATTCTCTTTATCTAAAATATTTTTTAATAGCTCAAATTGTTTAGAACTATCTTTTTCTTCAAATTTCCAAGGTGTATAATTAAATGATTTATTTTTATTTAAAAATTGAATAGCTACTTTTGCATTTGAATCAACAAAGTGAGACTCCAAATTTGAGTTTGAAGATATATCTTCTAAATCAAAACTTGGTTTTTCAAAACTATCAAGTTCATCTATATCTCTTCCTTGTAAAAGCTCTGTAAGTGTTCTTTCTATTGAAACTTCTAAAATGCTATGGCTTCCAAAAGATAAAAAAAGTGTATTGTTTTTTGGATTTATAAATGCAATTGCTGTAACTGGATATTTTCCATTTAAAGATGCATCATAAACTTTTAAAATAAATCCATGCTTTTCTAAAGATTCTATATCTTGACTAATTTTAGTAAAAGTTTTTATAAGCTCTTTTGGAAACTCTGGAAGAGCTAATCCTTCAGCTATAACTTTTAATTTTACATATCTTTCAAAAATCTCACAAAGAGCTTGAACTTTTGCCTCATTTTGTGTGTTTCCTGTAGATAAACCATTACTTGCATATAGATTTGATAATATACTTGTAGGAAAATATACTTTTTTTTGTGTTGTTTGATTTATAAATGGAAGAGATACAATTTTATCAAAATTGTTTGAGTTGAAATCCAAAAAATCATCTTCTTCAAGCCCTTCCATAGTGTAATATTTTTTAATCTCATCATCTAAAAAATCTTCATTTTTATTAAACTCTTTTTGATCTAAAAAGAATTTTCTATCTTCTAAATAGAAATCATTAAAATATAGATTTGTTTGAAGTCTTTCTATAAACTCTCCATAAGCACTTGCTAAACAAGAGTTTAAAAGGCTTCCTTTACCATTTGAAAAAATAAAATTATTAGCACCTTCAAAACTTAAATTTATTGAAAAGCTATTTTTTACAGGATTTTTCTCTTTTGATAGTTTGATTTTGTATCCAAAATCATCTATGATTTTTTTCATTTTTGTTAAGCTAACTTCTAGTGGAGCATCTTTTGATATAAAGTTCATATATTTGTTTTCTTTTTCTTTCTAAAAAATTTAGGAAGTATAGCTAAAAGAGCTTGTATTTTATTTTTTGATTTAACTTAGCAATTATTGGATTGTAATTAGAACTATATTTTTCTATACTTTTTACCAAATAATTCAAGGGTTTTAAATGTTTAAAAAAATATCAAATGTATTATATGTAAAAGTTGGAAATGTAACTGTAACAAAACTTGAAAATCAAAAGAGGCAAGAGTTGATTTCAGGTATCAAAAAATATCCAGTTTCAAAAGCTTATTTAACAAAAACTGGATTTGCTGATGATTTTCAAGCAGATTTAGTCCATCATGGTGGAGTTAATAAAGCTTTATTTTTATTTTCAAGTATAACTTATGAAAAAATAAACTCTTATTTTGATAATAGTTTTGATATGACAAATATGGCATTTTTTGGAGAAAACTTAATACTTGATAAGATTTGTGAAAAAGATATTTGTGTTGGAGATATCTTAAAAATTGGTCAAGCAAAAGTACAAATAACACAACCAAGGCAACCTTGTTGGAAACTTAGTGCAAATAGTTTAAAAGACAATATGACGAAATTTATTTTTGAAACAGGTTTGACTGGATTTTACGCAAAAGTTTTAAAAGAGGGACAAATTTCACAAAATGATGATGTTGTTTTAGAGCAAAGGACAAACCCTAACTTAACTATTGAAAAATTAAATCAAATTATTGTTGAGCCAAAAATTGATATAAATCTCACAAAAGAAGCACTGGCTTGTAAAGATTTGGGGCATCAATTTAAAAACTCTTTAACAAAAAGATATGAGCTAGGAGATGAAGATAATCAATTTAGCTTTTATCATACATAAAAAAGGAAAATTATGAATAAATATATATTACCTTTATATAATCGATTAGATATTGCATTTATAAAAGGTAAAAAATCTCTATTATTTGATGAAAATAAAAAAGATTATATAGATTTTGCTTCAGGAGTTGGAGTAAATAGTTTAGGTTATGCAAATAAGAAAGTAGTAAAAACAATAGAAAAACAAGCAAAAAAAATTTTACACAGTTCAAATATATATCGAATAAAACCGCAAGAAGAGTGTGCTAAAAAAATAGTAGAATTAAGTACTTATGATATGCAATGTTTTTTTTGTAATAGTGGAGCAGAAGCAAATGAAACTGCTATAAAACTTGCTAGAAAATATGGAAATGTGAAATTTAAAACACCTAAATATAAGATTATTACTATTAAAAACTCTTTTCATGGAAGAACAATAGCAACTTTAAAAGCAACAGCACAAGAAGATAAACATAAATATTTTGCTCCATATCCTGATGGATTTGTTTATGCAAATGATATAAATGAAGCTATTAATATGATTGATGATACAACAGTTGGTGTTATGTTAGAGTTGATTCAAGGTGAGGGTGGTATTTTTATACAAGATATTTTTCAAGTGCAAAGACTTGAAAAAATTTTAAAAGAGAAGAAGTTACTTTTGATAATAGATGAAGTTCAAACAGGAGTTTATAGAAGTGGGAATTTTCTGATTTCTCAATATTTTGGAATAAAACCTGATATTGTAACTTTAGCAAAAGGTTTGGCAAGTGGTATTCCAATAGGTGTTATGATGACGAGCTTAAAAGATATTTTTACTTTTGGTGATCATGGTTCAACTTTTGGTGGAAATCATCTTTCAACAACAGTTTGTAAGGCTGTTCTAAAGATTTTAGAGAAATATTCAAATAGTGGAAAACTTGGTGAAAATATAAAATATTTTAATAGTTGTTTACAATATTTTACAGATAAATATCCAGATATATTTTTGCAAAAAAATGGTTGGGGATTTATGCAAGGTCTTGTTTTAAAAAATGAAAATGATTTAAGTAATATAGTAAATTTTGCACTTAAAAATGGTGTTTTAGTTTTAAAATCAGGAAAAAATATCATCAGATTTTTACCACCAATAGTTATTTCAAAAAAAGAGATAAAAGAAGGTTTTAAAAGATTTGAAGAAGTTCTTATAAACTATCATAAAAAATAAGGTAAAAAATGAGAAGAGATGAATTTAATATAAATGATAAAAATAGTATAGATGAAATACTACAAGCTTGTGAATATGGAACTTTAAGTCTTATAAGTGAGGGAAAACCTTATGTCGTAGCTTTGAATTTTGTACAATATAAAAACGCAATATATTTTCATGGAGCAAAAGAAGGAAAAAAGATTGAAGCCATAAAATCAAATCCAAATGCAGCTTTTTTAGTAGTAAAACCATACTCATTTATACCTTCATATTTTAGTGATACAATGGCAGCTTGTCCTACAACTCAATTTTTTGCTTCTGTATTGCTTGAAGGAAAATTGAGTTTTATAGAAGATAAAGATAAAAAAGCTGATATTTTAAATGCTTTGATGAAGAAGTTTCAAAACGAAGATAGTTTTGAAGAAATTGCTTATAATAAAGGGATGTACACAAAAATGCTTGATAAAACAGCAATTATTGAATTAAAAATTGAAACTCAAAGTTGTAAAATAAAAGTAGGGCAAAACTTAAATGAAGAGAGAAAAAATAAATTTTTAGAGAAATTAAAAAATAGAAATTCACAAATAGATAATGAGACTATAAAAGTAATGGAAATTTATAAAAAATAGTTTATGTAAATATCCAAAATATAAATATTTATATTTTTGGATATTTTTATATCTTCTACTTATTTGATAATTTCCAATTTAATACAAAGTATGAAATTAGACCTAAAACTAATCCCCAAAACGCACCGCCAATTCCAAATAAATTTATATTTGCTGCTGTTGCTAAAAATGTTATAACTGCGGCTTCTCTACTATTTAAATCACTCATTGCATTTGTAAGACTTGTTGCTATTGTACTTAATAGAGCAAGTCCAGCTAAAGAGCTAATAAATGTTGCTGGAAAAGCAGCAAATAAACTTGCAAGAGTAACTCCAAAAATACCAACTAAGATATAAAATATTCCTGCTGCAATACCAGCTATGTATCTTTTTTTAGGATTTTCATGAGACTCTTTTCCTGTACAAATTGCAGAGGTTATTGAAGATAAACAAAAAGCATGAGAACCAAAAGGAGCCATTAAAATAGAACCAAATCCAGTAACTGCTAAAATAGGTTTTGCTTCTGTTTTGAAACCATCATTTTTAAGTATTAAAAGTCCAGGCATAT
Protein-coding regions in this window:
- a CDS encoding aldolase catalytic domain-containing protein; this translates as MLEKKGTILSVREDLKVFDCTIRDGGLVNNFYFSDEFVKAHYEMCVKAGVDYMEIGKNVSPTLMSEKEYGAWNFCKEEDIRRVVGENKTNLKIAVMSDIGRSLKEELRPKNESVVDMIRIATYIHQIPAAIELIEDAHAKGYETTVNIMAISKVSEKELDEVLEALSKTNVDVIYIADSFGSFYPEQIRDLTEKYLSFAEKSGKKVGIHAHNNLQLAYANTLEAMIYGASFLDVTVSGLGRGAGNCPLELLLGFLKNPKYKQMPVLEFIENYIVDLEKKLDWGYSIPYMITGQLNEHPRAAMKARDEGDTKYREFFKNISFME
- a CDS encoding methyl-accepting chemotaxis protein — encoded protein: MQGFNFTIAKKMILFAIVIFVTIFITGLFKFNNLIDAEKSFDTFKDKAIAAKFYVLEVEKELNFVARNTRDIMLGNAYERNIKNLENSKAKIIDLFEKIVNITETKEEKEKVLLVKQTVIDFVEDGYQKMKSMENIERTPEVRANMYIAYRKDATPLANKSRENFSKLIKEIEDDYNLQTQLYHTQMNDLKNIIIIESLLIITIVILSLMLLSRDILLSLNRFKSGLISFFDFLNKNSSKIEYIDIKNSDEFGLMAKLINSNIEKIENSTLEDKKLLDDVFNVVNRVKQGYYSQLIKENSTNDTLSTLKNSINDMISATKQNFISVNNILEEYVKYNYTKELKLDNIEKGGAFETLIKNINELRNAINDMLIKDKENGITLDNSSSELLKNVDKLNQSSNEAAASLEETAAALEEVTSSISNSNNKIAQMSQIASNVTNSASLGEKLANQTTTAMDEINTQVNLVNEAIGVIDNIAFQTNILSLNAAVEAATAGEAGKGFAVVAQEVRNLATRSAEAAKEIKEIVERATVKANEGKSIATNMIEGYKGLNESINQTTSLIQDIASSSKEQQNAVIQINDAISLLDKKTQENAQIAGDTNSIAEKASLMAKKILENVNEKEFLEKNVSEESKKSSSKEDDEINEEIDKNKLEN
- the ligA gene encoding NAD-dependent DNA ligase LigA, producing the protein MTKEEYDKKIEKLITWAKAYYVFDEPLASDEEYDLLARECLDFEQNNPLLSNPNSPNKRVGGYILDSFSKATHLSRMWSQEDIFDTKELKDWIKRASKAGDELEFFIQPKFDGASLNLIYEDGVLKQAITRGDGSVGEDVTHNVLTIHSIPLKIEEKSLIEIRGEVVIKKDDFLKINEERLKNSEAPFANPRNAAAGSLRQLDSSITAKRKLYFTPWGVGQNSLNFSKISDLMDYIFSLGFDEAPMQTICKDAVEIEEIYKNMIEKRDSFSMLLDGMVIKINNIDTQNSLGYTQKFPRWSCAYKFPAIEKTTKLKDIILQVGRTGVVTPVAIVNPVEIEGAVVERATLHNFDEIQRLDLKINDEIIIIRSGDVIPKITKVLKDRRDGTQIDILKPKECPDCKSELLIEDIMIKCQNLDCPSRVVNSIIYFASKNCLNIDGLGEKIVELLVNEKKIYDILDLYSLRYEDLQNLEGFKEKKINNLLNAIENSKNSELYRVLTALGIEHIGEVASKAICSKFGLALVDVTYDDLISIDGIGEQMANSFLEFFRVNRDFVLKLFDILNPKVTIKEEARENIFKNKTVVVTGTMSKSRDEIKNFLENLGAKVSSSVSKKTDFVIFGDDAGSKYDKAIELGVKTLSEEQMYSSLE
- a CDS encoding YcaO-like family protein, encoding MNFISKDAPLEVSLTKMKKIIDDFGYKIKLSKEKNPVKNSFSINLSFEGANNFIFSNGKGSLLNSCLASAYGEFIERLQTNLYFNDFYLEDRKFFLDQKEFNKNEDFLDDEIKKYYTMEGLEEDDFLDFNSNNFDKIVSLPFINQTTQKKVYFPTSILSNLYASNGLSTGNTQNEAKVQALCEIFERYVKLKVIAEGLALPEFPKELIKTFTKISQDIESLEKHGFILKVYDASLNGKYPVTAIAFINPKNNTLFLSFGSHSILEVSIERTLTELLQGRDIDELDSFEKPSFDLEDISSNSNLESHFVDSNAKVAIQFLNKNKSFNYTPWKFEEKDSSKQFELLKNILDKENKTIYLREYDYLGFYSCQMIVPNFSEIYPLEDLIYNNKNQGKLIRDFILNKESYDLDELLDELSGFDDSVNMGAFIGVIFKEDFSLGEFKADILIKQKEYEEAIFYLEQSNKDFNYTLAQVLRVYQENQNFDDFKDAFVDIFTKDSIKKSLNIIDGKESLISLEFADAYKNILKLFDSKINRR
- a CDS encoding MOSC domain-containing protein → MFKKISNVLYVKVGNVTVTKLENQKRQELISGIKKYPVSKAYLTKTGFADDFQADLVHHGGVNKALFLFSSITYEKINSYFDNSFDMTNMAFFGENLILDKICEKDICVGDILKIGQAKVQITQPRQPCWKLSANSLKDNMTKFIFETGLTGFYAKVLKEGQISQNDDVVLEQRTNPNLTIEKLNQIIVEPKIDINLTKEALACKDLGHQFKNSLTKRYELGDEDNQFSFYHT
- a CDS encoding acetylornithine transaminase — translated: MNKYILPLYNRLDIAFIKGKKSLLFDENKKDYIDFASGVGVNSLGYANKKVVKTIEKQAKKILHSSNIYRIKPQEECAKKIVELSTYDMQCFFCNSGAEANETAIKLARKYGNVKFKTPKYKIITIKNSFHGRTIATLKATAQEDKHKYFAPYPDGFVYANDINEAINMIDDTTVGVMLELIQGEGGIFIQDIFQVQRLEKILKEKKLLLIIDEVQTGVYRSGNFLISQYFGIKPDIVTLAKGLASGIPIGVMMTSLKDIFTFGDHGSTFGGNHLSTTVCKAVLKILEKYSNSGKLGENIKYFNSCLQYFTDKYPDIFLQKNGWGFMQGLVLKNENDLSNIVNFALKNGVLVLKSGKNIIRFLPPIVISKKEIKEGFKRFEEVLINYHKK
- a CDS encoding pyridoxamine 5'-phosphate oxidase family protein, translated to MRRDEFNINDKNSIDEILQACEYGTLSLISEGKPYVVALNFVQYKNAIYFHGAKEGKKIEAIKSNPNAAFLVVKPYSFIPSYFSDTMAACPTTQFFASVLLEGKLSFIEDKDKKADILNALMKKFQNEDSFEEIAYNKGMYTKMLDKTAIIELKIETQSCKIKVGQNLNEERKNKFLEKLKNRNSQIDNETIKVMEIYKK